One Eubalaena glacialis isolate mEubGla1 chromosome 11, mEubGla1.1.hap2.+ XY, whole genome shotgun sequence DNA segment encodes these proteins:
- the JOSD1 gene encoding josephin-1 isoform X1, translated as MGRRPGTEPTPGGGEGRDRHQGGTPAGRPACPAPEGESRGSGHQPRSRALALPAARRRCSRRRATHPTPPGGPTQPAPAKQTHGGRGPKAGAADVRPASEGTPRRGGSWDGEGGRFRSTRRAGAADVGLRCARSLARPSVAQVAARSSRWRPATGRGERVRVRVFRGSCAGLGPAGSHRTLEDGEPPPTPQEGPRSHAGRPSLAARNLRFIHHLGLVS; from the exons ATGGGTCGCCGCCCCGGAACTGAGCCGACGCCCGGGGGAGGAGAGGGGCGGGACAGGCACCAGGGCGGGACTCCCGCCGGCCGCCCGGCCTGCCCAGCCCCGGAGGGAGAGAGCAGAGGATCCGGGCACCAGCCGAGGAGTCGGGCACTAGCTCTACCTGCGGCGAGACGCCGCTGCAGCCGCCGCCGGGCTACCCACCCCACACCGCCAGGGGGCCCAACGCAGCCTGCACCCGCGAAACAGACGCACGGCGGCCGCGGCCCCAAAGCCGGCGCCGCTGACGTCAGGCCGGCGTCAGAGGGGACGCCGCGGCGGGGCGGGAGTTGGGACGGCGAAGGAGGGCGTTTTCGGAGCACGCGCCGGGCTGGGGCCGCTGACGTCGGGCTCAGGTGCGCGCGCTCACTCGCCCGCCCGAGCGTGGCCCAGGTGGCGGCCCGCAGCTCCAGGTGGCGGCCTGCAACG GGCCGCGGCGAGAGGGTGAGAGTCCGCGTTTTCCGAGGGAGCTGCGCCGGCCTCGGCCCCGCGGGGTCCCACCGCACCCTAGAGGATGGAGAGCCTCCCCCGACGCCCCAGGAGGGCCCGCGATCCCACGCTGGCCGGCCCTCGCTAGCTGCTCGAAATTTGCGTTTTATCCACCACCTAGGCCTTGTCTCCTGA